Proteins encoded within one genomic window of Anastrepha ludens isolate Willacy chromosome 4, idAnaLude1.1, whole genome shotgun sequence:
- the LOC128862271 gene encoding larval cuticle protein 65Ag1-like, with product MKFVITFAFFALFSQTLAVQAPVEHHVEIVRQDADITPENYKYGFETSDGTQHDEEGQLKNVGTDDEAIVVKGSYKYVGDDGVTYEVSYTADENGFQPVGEHLPQA from the coding sequence ATGAAATTCGTCATTACCTTTGcattttttgcgcttttttcGCAAACCTTGGCAGTACAAGCACCAGTAGAACATCACGTCGAAATTGTGCGCCAGGATGCAGATATCACGCCAGAAAACTACAAATATGGTTTCGAGACGAGCGATGGTACTCAACATGATGAAGAGGGCCAGCTGAAGAATGTCGGTACCGACGATGAGGCAATCGTTGTGAAAGGCTCATACAAATACGTTGGCGATGATGGTGTCACCTACGAAGTGAGCTATACGGCCGACGAGAATGGATTCCAGCCTGTGGGTGAACATTTGCCACAAGCTTAA